The region CGGGCAGTCGAGTCAGCAGCAGGGTGACATCGTCGTTGTGGCCCTCGGCGTCGGGCAGCAAGGTGGTCAGGACGTGGTCGGCGGCCACCTCGAGGTCGGGAGCAGTGGTGAACACGTCGCTCAGCGCGCTGGTGAGCTGGGAGAGCTGGTCCTCGATGTCGCTGCCGGGGGTTTCGATCAGTCCGTCGGTGTAGAGCACGAGGGTGGCGCCGGGCGGGATGACCGCGCTGCACTGCTGGTAGAGGACATCACCCACGCCGAGGGGCGCGTTGACGGGCGCGGGCAGCGCACGGGCGCCCTCGCCCGGGGTGGCCACCAGGGTGGGCAGATGTCCGGCGGAGCAGATCGTCACCGCGCCCGCGTCGGCCGCGACCACCAGGTAGCAGCAGGTGACCAGTTGGTCCGGGACGTCGAGGTCGGCGACGGCGGCGTCGAGGGCCTGCATGAGCTGGCGGGGCTGCATACCGGTCTTGGCCAGGGCGTGTGCGGCGGAACGCAACTGGCCCATGACGGCGGCGGCTTCGAGCCCGCGTCCCATCACGTCGCCGATCAGGACGCCGACGCGGCCGGCGCCCAGCGGAACCAGGTCGAACCAGTCGCCGCCCACCCCGGCCCCCTGGGTGGCGGGCCGATAGCGGCTGGCGGTCGTGAGACCGGGGATGGCGGGCGGAGTGCCCATCAGACTGCGCTGCAGGGTCAGGGCGATGTGCCGCTGTTGTTCGTACAGGACGGTCAGCTCGGCTTCGGCCCGCTTGCGATCGCTGATGTCGCGGACGATGGCACAGGCGCCGATGACCTCGCCGTCGGGGGAACGGGTCGGCCACAGGGTGATGTCGACGTCGAGGAGATCGCCGTGACGGGTGACCCGCAGTGTCTCGAAGTGCTCGACCCTTTCCCCGTTGCGCAACCGGTCCATCAGGAGGTCGATCTCGTGGCCGTGGTCGGGCGGGGCCAGCAGGGACACATGGCGGCCCATGACCTGGGCGCGGGTGTACCCGTAGAGGCGCTGGGCGGCGGCGTTCCAGTAGGTGATGTGCCCGTCGAGGGTCTTGGCGAGGATCGCGTCCTGGGAGGACTCGACGAGGGCGGCCAGCTCGTTGATGCGTTCCTCGGCCGCCTTGCGGTCGCTGACGTCGCGGACGGCGGCGGAGACGAGGAGGCCGTCGGTGGTCTCCAGGGGGCTGAGGCTGATCTCGACGGGGAACTCGGTGCCGT is a window of Streptomyces sp. NBC_00271 DNA encoding:
- a CDS encoding SpoIIE family protein phosphatase, with protein sequence MIIVDDTGTITLVNAQTEALFGYGREELLGRSVDLLVPDRFRTHHALHRSGYAENRQVRPMGAGLELHGLRKDGTEFPVEISLSPLETTDGLLVSAAVRDVSDRKAAEDRFRGLLEAAPDAMVIVDDTGTIRLVNAQTEALFGYGREELLGRSVDLLVPDRFRTHHTKHRSGYTHNRQVRPMGAGLELHGLRKDGTEFPVEISLSPLETTDGLLVSAAVRDVSDRKAAEERINELAALVESSQDAILAKTLDGHITYWNAAAQRLYGYTRAQVMGRHVSLLAPPDHGHEIDLLMDRLRNGERVEHFETLRVTRHGDLLDVDITLWPTRSPDGEVIGACAIVRDISDRKRAEAELTVLYEQQRHIALTLQRSLMGTPPAIPGLTTASRYRPATQGAGVGGDWFDLVPLGAGRVGVLIGDVMGRGLEAAAVMGQLRSAAHALAKTGMQPRQLMQALDAAVADLDVPDQLVTCCYLVVAADAGAVTICSAGHLPTLVATPGEGARALPAPVNAPLGVGDVLYQQCSAVIPPGATLVLYTDGLIETPGSDIEDQLSQLTSALSDVFTTAPDLEVAADHVLTTLLPDAEGHNDDVTLLLTRLPEAPLAAVSLDLPAVPDSVPEGRAFLSKALTSWGCATKADDARLLLSEVLTNAVQHAQGPIGLHLCRTALDLTVEVGDHSPRLPQPRFAAEDDESGRGLVLVRALADDWGVRPTDDGKTTWFTLHL